Proteins encoded by one window of Nocardioides euryhalodurans:
- a CDS encoding ferrochelatase: MSPDVSPYDALLLVSFGGPEQPDDVIPFLENVTRGKNIPRERLAEVGEHYFQFGGRSPINDQNRALLAAIREDLAGAGIDLPVYWGNRNWDPYLADTLREMAADGVTRAACFVTSAYSSYSGCRQYREDLAEASAGVEGAPQLDRLRHYFNHPGFVEPVVDATLAALAELPDHVREAARLVFVTHSVPDAMNDGSGPEGGAYVAQHEAAMAEVVERVRQETGHRPAHDLVYCSRSGPPSVPWLEPDVNDHLERLSGQGAAGVVIVPLGFVSDHMEVIYDLDTEALATADKLGLAAARAATPGVDPRFVSLVRDLLVERAAAERGEAPRRRTVGRMPASHDRCPRTCCPNPRADRPTVGGLSV, encoded by the coding sequence ATGAGTCCCGACGTGAGCCCGTACGACGCGCTGCTGCTGGTGTCGTTCGGCGGACCCGAGCAGCCTGACGACGTCATCCCGTTCCTCGAGAACGTCACCCGGGGCAAGAACATCCCGCGCGAGCGGCTCGCCGAGGTCGGGGAGCACTACTTCCAGTTCGGCGGCCGGTCGCCGATCAACGACCAGAACCGCGCGCTGCTCGCGGCGATCCGTGAGGACCTCGCCGGCGCGGGGATCGACCTGCCGGTCTACTGGGGGAACCGCAACTGGGACCCCTACCTCGCCGACACGCTGCGCGAGATGGCGGCCGACGGGGTGACCCGGGCGGCCTGCTTCGTGACGAGCGCCTACTCGTCGTACTCCGGCTGCCGGCAGTACCGCGAGGACCTCGCCGAGGCGTCGGCGGGCGTCGAGGGCGCGCCGCAGCTGGACCGGCTGCGCCACTACTTCAACCACCCGGGCTTCGTGGAGCCGGTCGTCGACGCCACCCTGGCCGCGCTGGCCGAGCTGCCCGACCACGTCCGCGAGGCGGCCCGGCTGGTCTTCGTCACCCACTCGGTGCCCGACGCGATGAACGACGGGAGCGGGCCCGAGGGCGGTGCCTACGTCGCCCAGCACGAGGCCGCGATGGCCGAGGTCGTCGAGCGCGTCCGCCAGGAGACCGGCCACCGGCCCGCCCACGACCTCGTCTACTGCTCGCGGTCCGGACCGCCGTCGGTGCCGTGGCTGGAGCCGGACGTCAACGACCACCTCGAGCGGCTCTCCGGCCAGGGGGCCGCCGGCGTGGTGATCGTGCCGCTCGGGTTCGTCTCCGACCACATGGAGGTCATCTACGACCTCGACACCGAGGCGCTCGCGACCGCCGACAAGCTCGGCCTGGCCGCGGCCCGTGCGGCGACCCCCGGGGTGGACCCCCGCTTCGTCTCCCTGGTCCGGGACCTGCTGGTCGAGCGGGCCGCCGCCGAGCGGGGCGAGGCGCCGAGGCGGCGTACGGTCGGCCGGATGCCGGCGTCGCACGACCGGTGCCCGCGGACCTGCTGCCCCAACCCCCGCGCCGACCGGCCCACCGTCGGCGGGCTGTCCGTATGA
- a CDS encoding inositol monophosphatase family protein, with protein MSVAATPEALRDLALDVARQAAALVRERSRGEVLVADTKSSTVDVVTDTDRDSEELVRRLLLAARPDDSVLGEEGDDLVGTSDVRWVVDPVDGTVNFLYGLPEYAVSIAAEVAGEVVAGAVVNAATGVEYAAARGLGATRDGVPLRVRPAPPVAERLVLTGFGYRTDVRAGQAERVARMLPRVRDIRRMGSCALDLCHVAEGSADGYVEEGPNPWDHAAGSLVATEAGARFELLPGTLATELLGHPGRTLVTAAPADGWDDFVSLLTECGFVADERE; from the coding sequence ATGAGCGTCGCCGCCACGCCCGAGGCGCTGCGCGACCTGGCCCTCGACGTCGCCCGGCAGGCGGCCGCGCTGGTGCGCGAGCGCAGCCGTGGCGAGGTCCTCGTCGCCGACACCAAGTCCAGCACCGTCGACGTCGTCACCGACACCGACCGCGACAGCGAGGAGCTGGTCCGCCGGCTGCTCCTGGCGGCCCGGCCCGACGACTCGGTCCTGGGCGAGGAGGGCGACGACCTGGTCGGGACCAGCGACGTCAGGTGGGTCGTCGACCCCGTCGACGGCACCGTCAACTTCCTCTACGGCCTCCCGGAGTACGCCGTCTCGATCGCGGCCGAGGTCGCCGGGGAGGTGGTGGCCGGCGCCGTCGTCAACGCCGCCACGGGCGTCGAGTACGCGGCCGCCCGCGGCCTGGGCGCGACCCGCGACGGGGTGCCGCTGCGGGTGCGTCCGGCGCCCCCGGTGGCCGAGCGGCTGGTGCTGACGGGCTTCGGCTACCGCACCGACGTCCGGGCCGGACAGGCCGAGCGGGTCGCCCGGATGCTGCCGCGGGTGCGGGACATCCGGCGGATGGGGTCCTGCGCCCTCGACCTGTGCCACGTGGCCGAGGGGAGTGCCGACGGGTACGTCGAGGAGGGCCCCAACCCGTGGGACCACGCCGCCGGCTCGCTGGTCGCGACCGAGGCGGGTGCGCGCTTCGAGCTGCTCCCCGGGACCCTCGCGACCGAGCTCCTGGGCCACCCCGGACGCACCCTCGTGACGGCGGCCCCGGCGGACGGCTGGGACGACTTCGTGAGCCTGCTCACCGAGTGCGGATTCGTGGCCGACGAGCGGGAATAG
- a CDS encoding DUF4193 domain-containing protein — protein sequence MATDYDAPRKNEEDQSEESIEELKARRHDKNSGKVDEDEAEAAESFELPGADLSHEELAVEVKPKQEDEFTCMSCFLVRHRSQLEDERRMICTDCA from the coding sequence ATGGCGACTGACTATGACGCGCCTCGCAAGAACGAAGAGGACCAGTCCGAGGAGAGCATCGAAGAGCTCAAGGCGCGTCGCCACGACAAGAACTCCGGCAAGGTGGACGAGGACGAGGCCGAGGCCGCCGAGTCGTTCGAGCTGCCCGGAGCCGACCTCTCCCACGAGGAGCTGGCCGTCGAGGTGAAGCCCAAGCAGGAGGACGAGTTCACCTGCATGAGCTGCTTCCTGGTGCGCCACCGCAGCCAGCTCGAGGACGAGCGCCGCATGATCTGCACCGACTGCGCCTGA
- a CDS encoding DUF4235 domain-containing protein yields MAKGSDSSKVWSAFSLVAVLGAAAVAKKALNTSWKAATGKTPPANPADPDVDMKEAVAWAVVSGALIGLARMYAARRAAGYYAKSTGHLPPELKADRQDPDAETPTT; encoded by the coding sequence ATGGCAAAGGGTTCTGACAGCTCCAAGGTCTGGTCGGCGTTCTCGCTGGTCGCGGTGCTCGGCGCCGCCGCCGTCGCGAAGAAGGCCCTCAACACCTCGTGGAAGGCGGCGACGGGCAAGACCCCGCCGGCCAACCCTGCCGATCCCGACGTCGACATGAAGGAGGCCGTCGCGTGGGCGGTCGTCAGCGGCGCCCTGATCGGGCTGGCCAGGATGTACGCCGCCCGGCGGGCGGCCGGCTACTACGCCAAGTCGACGGGCCACCTGCCGCCCGAGCTGAAGGCGGACCGGCAGGACCCGGACGCGGAGACCCCCACGACCTGA
- a CDS encoding DUF3093 domain-containing protein: MENGTDTHYSERLAVPLRWWVQGTMLVASLWLAVVVALPEALAWAISGAAMALLVVLLLAYGSARIVVGDGELRVGRARIEARHLGGASALDADATRRQAGVDADARAYLLLRPYLKRSVRVDVTDDADPAPYWLVSTRHPEQLAGALSAMTRSTPAG, from the coding sequence GTGGAGAACGGCACTGACACCCACTACTCCGAGCGGCTCGCCGTGCCGCTGCGGTGGTGGGTGCAAGGGACGATGCTGGTGGCGAGCCTGTGGCTGGCCGTCGTCGTCGCGCTGCCCGAGGCGCTCGCCTGGGCGATCAGCGGCGCCGCGATGGCGCTGCTGGTGGTGCTGCTGCTGGCGTACGGCTCCGCACGCATCGTCGTCGGCGACGGCGAGCTGCGCGTGGGTCGCGCCCGGATCGAGGCCCGGCACCTCGGCGGGGCCAGCGCCCTCGACGCCGATGCCACCCGCCGGCAGGCCGGGGTCGACGCGGACGCCCGCGCCTACCTGCTGCTGCGGCCCTACCTCAAGCGCTCGGTCCGGGTGGACGTCACCGACGACGCCGACCCGGCGCCGTACTGGCTGGTCAGCACCCGGCACCCCGAGCAGCTCGCGGGCGCGCTCTCCGCGATGACGAGGTCCACCCCGGCGGGGTGA
- the dut gene encoding dUTP diphosphatase, with protein sequence MPHDLDVQLLRLDPDLPAPAYAHPGDAGADLVTAVDVTLQPGERAMVPTGVALALPDGYVALVHPRSGLAARHGLSIVNTPGTIDAGYRGEVKVLLVNHDPVEPVELRRGDRVAQLVVQRFERARFVEVDRLPDSVRGAGGYGSTGGFSSQPDPSEES encoded by the coding sequence GTGCCCCACGATCTCGACGTCCAGCTGCTCCGGCTCGATCCCGACCTGCCCGCCCCGGCGTACGCCCACCCCGGCGACGCGGGCGCCGACCTGGTGACGGCGGTCGACGTGACGTTGCAGCCGGGGGAGCGGGCGATGGTGCCGACCGGCGTGGCGCTCGCGCTGCCCGACGGGTACGTCGCCCTCGTCCACCCGCGCTCCGGGCTGGCGGCCCGTCACGGGCTCTCGATCGTCAACACGCCCGGCACGATCGATGCCGGCTACCGCGGCGAGGTCAAGGTGCTGCTCGTCAACCACGACCCGGTCGAGCCGGTCGAGCTCCGGCGCGGGGACCGTGTCGCCCAGCTGGTCGTCCAGCGGTTCGAGCGTGCCCGGTTCGTCGAGGTCGACCGACTCCCCGACTCCGTCCGAGGGGCCGGGGGCTACGGTTCTACCGGAGGGTTCTCATCCCAGCCAGACCCGTCGGAGGAGTCGTGA
- a CDS encoding DUF3710 domain-containing protein, with product MKFRRKSRSEAPEEPGATTDATAAPEPAAPGPYDAADVEGDGVERVDLGSLLIPPTPGRELRIQVDERTQQVQAVVLAGPEGALELRAFSAPRNGDLWSQVRPQLAADMARRGGTATEQDGPFGTELACQLSVKAPDGRTGQQPSRIIGINGSRWMLRATFLGKPAVDPESAATWEEALTGVAVRRGEGAMPVGDPLPIVLPEQARRVTPPPAQPGSGAAAPGPDGGST from the coding sequence GTGAAGTTTCGTCGCAAGTCCCGGTCCGAGGCACCGGAGGAACCGGGTGCCACGACGGACGCGACGGCGGCGCCCGAGCCGGCGGCCCCGGGTCCGTACGACGCCGCGGACGTCGAGGGAGACGGCGTGGAGCGGGTCGACCTCGGCTCGCTGCTGATCCCGCCGACCCCGGGCCGCGAGCTGCGGATCCAGGTCGACGAGCGCACCCAGCAGGTGCAGGCCGTGGTGCTCGCCGGCCCCGAGGGGGCCCTGGAGCTGCGCGCCTTCTCCGCTCCCCGCAACGGTGACCTCTGGAGCCAGGTGCGCCCGCAGCTCGCCGCCGACATGGCTCGGCGGGGCGGCACCGCGACCGAGCAGGACGGCCCGTTCGGCACCGAGCTGGCCTGCCAGCTCTCGGTCAAGGCGCCCGACGGCCGGACCGGGCAGCAGCCCTCGCGGATCATCGGCATCAACGGCTCCCGCTGGATGCTGCGCGCCACCTTCCTCGGCAAGCCCGCGGTCGACCCCGAGAGCGCCGCCACGTGGGAGGAGGCGCTCACCGGCGTCGCCGTACGCCGGGGTGAGGGTGCGATGCCCGTCGGCGACCCGCTCCCGATCGTGCTGCCCGAGCAGGCGCGACGCGTGACCCCGCCGCCGGCCCAGCCCGGCTCCGGTGCCGCGGCCCCCGGCCCCGACGGTGGATCGACCTGA
- a CDS encoding OB-fold nucleic acid binding domain-containing protein — protein sequence MDAAGRLRRSLSRWSASSSELHARELQRDQRASGELAIEEAPDRQLVTVRGVLRTVTLRPRGGVPALEAELFDGSAVLTLIWLGRRRIAGIAPGRSLRVRGRIGVHDGARVIYNPRYELLP from the coding sequence ATGGACGCCGCAGGGCGGCTGCGGCGCAGCCTGAGCCGGTGGTCGGCGAGCAGCTCGGAGCTCCACGCCCGGGAGCTGCAGCGCGACCAGCGTGCCTCAGGCGAGCTCGCCATCGAGGAGGCCCCGGACCGCCAGCTCGTGACCGTCCGCGGCGTGCTGCGCACCGTCACGCTCCGTCCGCGCGGCGGCGTCCCCGCGCTCGAGGCGGAGCTGTTCGACGGCTCGGCCGTGCTGACCCTGATCTGGCTCGGCCGCCGGCGGATCGCCGGCATCGCGCCCGGCAGGTCGTTGCGCGTGCGCGGGCGGATCGGGGTCCACGACGGCGCACGGGTGATCTACAACCCGCGCTACGAGCTGCTGCCATGA
- a CDS encoding DUF3159 domain-containing protein, producing MSGQQGDQTRPHPDVQTVEQVVRGQLAKALGGRRGMVEAAVPTIVFTVLWITTRELQTALVVSVAAALLMLVVRLVQRSTVQFVVNALVGIGIGWLFVSMSARGGASEDEQALAYFLPGILYNSGYAVVLALTCLVGWPLVGFMVGSVTGDPTAWHDDKQVVRLTTRLTWLLVLPCIVRVAAQAPVYLAGRSGTMEADTAVAVLGILKVGLGWPLQLAALAAMVWLLARNHTPIESRPAST from the coding sequence ATGAGCGGCCAGCAGGGCGACCAGACGCGCCCCCACCCGGACGTGCAGACCGTCGAGCAGGTGGTCCGCGGCCAGCTGGCCAAGGCCCTGGGCGGTCGCCGCGGCATGGTCGAGGCCGCGGTCCCCACCATCGTCTTCACGGTGCTCTGGATCACGACCCGCGAGCTGCAGACGGCGCTCGTGGTGAGCGTGGCCGCGGCCCTGCTGATGCTCGTGGTCCGGCTCGTGCAGCGCTCCACCGTCCAGTTCGTCGTCAACGCGCTCGTCGGCATCGGCATCGGCTGGCTGTTCGTGTCGATGTCGGCGCGCGGCGGTGCCAGCGAGGACGAGCAGGCCCTCGCGTACTTCCTGCCCGGGATCCTCTACAACTCCGGCTACGCCGTCGTGCTCGCCCTCACCTGCCTGGTGGGCTGGCCGCTGGTCGGCTTCATGGTCGGCAGCGTCACCGGTGACCCCACCGCCTGGCACGACGACAAGCAGGTGGTCCGGCTGACCACGCGCCTGACCTGGCTGCTGGTGCTGCCGTGCATCGTGCGGGTCGCCGCCCAGGCGCCGGTCTACCTCGCCGGCCGCTCCGGCACGATGGAGGCCGACACCGCCGTCGCGGTGCTCGGCATCCTCAAGGTCGGGCTGGGTTGGCCGCTGCAGCTGGCCGCGCTCGCGGCCATGGTCTGGCTGCTCGCCCGCAACCACACGCCGATCGAGTCGCGCCCGGCCTCGACCTGA
- a CDS encoding potassium channel family protein produces the protein MRVAIAGAGAVGRSIARELITNGHQVLLIDKKPSAIRPERVPDAEWLLADSCELSSLEEAQLDRCDVVIAATGDDKANLVTSLLAKTEFGVPRTVGRVNHPNNEWLFSEAWGVDVNVSTPRIMSALVEEAVTIGDLVRLFTFRQGNANLVELTLPEDSPYVGKPAGLIPFPENCALVTILRDGQVYVPSQDQPLESGDELLFVVSADKEEELERLLAPSLHGG, from the coding sequence ATGCGCGTCGCCATCGCCGGAGCCGGGGCCGTCGGCCGTTCCATCGCCCGGGAGCTGATCACCAACGGCCACCAGGTCCTCCTCATCGACAAGAAGCCCTCGGCCATCCGGCCCGAGCGCGTCCCCGACGCGGAGTGGCTGCTCGCCGACTCCTGCGAACTCTCCTCCCTCGAGGAGGCGCAGCTCGACCGGTGCGACGTGGTCATCGCCGCCACCGGCGACGACAAGGCCAACCTGGTCACCTCGCTGCTCGCCAAGACCGAGTTCGGCGTCCCTCGCACCGTCGGCCGGGTCAACCACCCCAACAACGAGTGGCTCTTCAGCGAGGCCTGGGGCGTCGACGTCAACGTCTCGACCCCGCGGATCATGTCCGCGCTGGTGGAGGAGGCGGTCACGATCGGCGACCTGGTGCGGCTGTTCACCTTCCGCCAGGGCAACGCCAACCTCGTCGAGCTGACGCTGCCCGAGGACTCGCCGTACGTCGGCAAGCCGGCCGGGCTGATCCCGTTCCCCGAGAACTGCGCGCTGGTGACGATCCTGCGCGACGGCCAGGTCTACGTGCCGAGCCAGGACCAGCCGCTGGAGTCCGGGGACGAGCTGCTCTTCGTGGTGAGCGCCGACAAGGAGGAGGAGCTCGAGCGGCTGCTCGCGCCCTCCCTCCACGGAGGCTGA
- a CDS encoding potassium channel family protein, translated as MHVVIMGCGRVGSTLARSLEDRNHTVSIIDSEPDSFRRLGPSFNGDKVTGYGFDQEVLQKAGIRRAEAFAAVSSGDNSNIIAARVARETFGIEKVVARIYDPGRAEVYQRLGITTVATVKWTADQVLRRMLPAGAEPDFRDPSGTIRVDHVPAPEAWIGHRTVQFQEQAKSRIAWIDRLGEGMLPTRDSVIQEGDLLHLVIREENAAHAYSVLDDGPEEQ; from the coding sequence GTGCACGTCGTGATCATGGGCTGCGGCCGCGTCGGCTCGACGCTCGCCCGCAGTCTCGAGGACCGCAACCACACCGTCTCGATCATCGACAGCGAGCCCGACTCCTTCCGCCGGCTCGGCCCGTCCTTCAACGGTGACAAGGTCACCGGGTACGGCTTCGACCAGGAGGTCCTGCAGAAGGCGGGGATCCGGCGGGCCGAGGCCTTCGCCGCGGTCTCCAGCGGCGACAACTCCAACATCATCGCCGCGCGCGTCGCCCGGGAGACCTTCGGGATCGAGAAGGTCGTCGCCCGGATCTACGACCCCGGGCGCGCCGAGGTCTACCAGCGGCTCGGCATCACCACCGTCGCGACCGTGAAGTGGACCGCCGACCAGGTGCTGCGCCGGATGCTGCCCGCCGGCGCCGAGCCCGACTTCCGCGACCCCTCCGGCACGATCAGGGTCGACCACGTCCCGGCCCCCGAGGCCTGGATCGGTCACCGCACCGTGCAGTTCCAGGAGCAGGCCAAGTCCCGCATCGCGTGGATCGACCGCCTCGGGGAGGGCATGCTGCCCACCCGCGACTCGGTCATCCAGGAGGGCGACCTCCTCCACCTGGTGATCCGCGAGGAGAACGCCGCCCACGCCTACTCCGTCCTCGACGACGGCCCCGAGGAGCAGTGA
- a CDS encoding APC family permease, translating into MGVGDVSKRILLGQRLRSSQLGETLLPKKVAFPVFASDALSSVAYAPDEVFIMLSIAGASAYTFSWKIGIAVALVMAAVIASYRQTVHAYPSGGGDYEVATENLGRTAGVTVASALLVDYVLTVAVSISSGAQYAAAAIPFLHDHEATFAIGLVVLLAAMNLRGIRESGTFFAIPTYLFIGAMLSMCGYGMLLLLLGQLPEVESASLQIEAAPGYEGELTTLALMFMLARAFSSGCAALTGVEAISNGVPAFRKPKSRNAATTLLLLALVAIAMMMSVITLARQMGLRYVDPHELDRLLNADGTPVAASYNQDTVIAQIAQALFSGFPPGYYLVVVVTGVILVLAANTAFNGFPVLGSILAEDGLAPRALASRGDRLAYSNGIVFLAVMAIALIWAFDAQVTRLIQLYIVGVFVSFNLSQLGMIRHWTRHLRTVKDANARRHMQRSRLINAIGLSFTSVVLVVVLVTKFLAGAWIAILAMGIFFVIMQAISKHYRNVSLELAADEDDKVLPTRVHAIVLVGKLHKPTLRALAFAKASRPNVLEGVYVSVDGAATSRMLSEWDERNLGVPLKVLHSPYREIVRPIVDYAQEIRAANPRGVVAVYIPEYVVGRWWEQLLHNQTALRLKGRLLFAPGVMVISVPYQLRSSAIARERAGREDARSRPGDLRRGNVVDRTGSDRQVHR; encoded by the coding sequence GTGGGTGTCGGCGACGTATCCAAGCGGATCCTGCTTGGGCAGAGGCTGCGCAGCTCGCAGCTGGGTGAGACGTTGCTGCCCAAGAAGGTGGCGTTCCCGGTCTTCGCCAGCGACGCGCTGTCGTCGGTGGCGTACGCCCCGGACGAGGTCTTCATCATGCTCTCGATCGCGGGCGCCTCGGCCTACACGTTCTCGTGGAAGATCGGCATCGCCGTCGCGCTGGTGATGGCGGCCGTGATCGCGTCGTACCGCCAGACGGTGCACGCCTACCCCAGCGGTGGTGGCGACTACGAGGTGGCGACCGAGAACCTCGGCCGGACCGCCGGCGTCACCGTCGCGAGCGCGCTGCTGGTCGACTACGTCCTGACGGTGGCGGTGTCGATCTCCTCCGGCGCCCAGTACGCCGCGGCGGCCATCCCCTTCCTGCACGACCACGAGGCCACCTTCGCCATCGGGCTGGTCGTCCTGCTGGCGGCGATGAACCTGCGGGGCATCCGCGAGTCGGGCACGTTCTTCGCGATCCCGACGTACCTCTTCATCGGGGCGATGCTCTCGATGTGCGGCTACGGCATGCTGCTGCTGCTGCTCGGGCAGCTGCCCGAGGTCGAGAGCGCCTCCCTGCAGATCGAGGCGGCGCCCGGCTACGAGGGCGAGCTGACGACACTGGCGCTGATGTTCATGCTCGCCCGCGCCTTCTCGTCCGGCTGTGCCGCGCTCACCGGTGTCGAGGCGATCTCCAACGGCGTGCCGGCGTTCCGCAAGCCCAAGAGCCGCAACGCCGCGACCACGCTGCTCCTGCTCGCGCTCGTCGCGATCGCGATGATGATGAGCGTCATCACGCTCGCCCGTCAGATGGGGCTGCGCTACGTCGACCCCCACGAGCTCGACCGCCTGCTGAACGCCGACGGCACGCCGGTGGCGGCGAGCTACAACCAGGACACCGTGATCGCCCAGATCGCGCAGGCGCTGTTCAGCGGCTTCCCCCCGGGCTACTACCTCGTGGTGGTCGTGACCGGCGTGATCCTCGTGCTCGCCGCCAACACCGCCTTCAACGGCTTCCCCGTCCTCGGCTCGATCCTCGCCGAGGACGGCCTCGCCCCGCGGGCGCTGGCCTCGCGCGGCGACCGGCTCGCCTACAGCAACGGCATCGTGTTCCTCGCGGTGATGGCGATCGCGCTGATCTGGGCCTTCGACGCGCAGGTGACCCGGCTGATCCAGCTCTACATCGTCGGCGTCTTCGTGTCCTTCAACCTCAGCCAGCTCGGCATGATCCGGCACTGGACGCGCCACCTGCGGACCGTGAAGGACGCCAACGCCCGGCGGCACATGCAGCGCTCCCGGCTGATCAACGCGATCGGGCTCTCGTTCACCAGCGTGGTCCTCGTCGTGGTGCTGGTGACGAAGTTCCTCGCCGGCGCCTGGATCGCGATCCTGGCCATGGGCATCTTCTTCGTGATCATGCAGGCGATCAGCAAGCACTACCGCAACGTCTCCCTCGAGCTCGCCGCCGACGAGGACGACAAGGTGCTGCCCACCCGGGTGCACGCGATCGTGCTCGTCGGCAAGCTGCACAAGCCGACGCTGCGGGCGCTCGCCTTCGCCAAGGCGTCCCGGCCCAACGTCCTCGAGGGCGTCTACGTCTCCGTTGACGGCGCGGCCACCAGCCGGATGCTCTCGGAGTGGGACGAGCGCAACCTCGGCGTACCCCTCAAGGTGCTGCACTCTCCCTACCGCGAGATCGTGCGCCCGATCGTCGACTACGCCCAGGAGATCCGCGCGGCCAACCCGCGGGGCGTGGTGGCCGTCTACATCCCCGAGTACGTCGTCGGCCGCTGGTGGGAGCAGCTGCTCCACAACCAGACGGCGCTCCGGCTCAAGGGCCGGCTGCTGTTCGCCCCGGGCGTGATGGTGATCTCGGTGCCCTACCAGCTGCGCTCCTCGGCCATCGCGCGCGAGCGTGCGGGCCGGGAGGACGCCCGCAGCCGTCCGGGCGACCTGCGGCGAGGCAACGTCGTGGACCGGACGGGCTCGGACCGCCAGGTGCACCGGTGA
- a CDS encoding class I SAM-dependent RNA methyltransferase produces MSRHPRARRARGRSRVGERFTVEVGGVAHGGHCVARVADGDSGEDGRVVFVRHALPGESVEIVVTEGTEGDRFWRADAVAVLTASPDRVDAPCPYAGPDACGGCDFQHVALPAQRDLKAAVVREQLARLARLEVDVDVEAVPGDDQGLHWRTRQRYVALPDGRIGMRKHRSHEVVPVDECLLESAEPPRHEVRGRAFSVADGGFWQVHPGAPEVLVATVLDLLAPQPGESVLDLYAGVGLFAAFLAEAAGPGPRAVAVEADREACRHARLNLGDRVEVATGPVDRVLATAYDEPFDLVVLDPPREGARRAVVEQVVDRAPRAVAYVACDPAALARDVAIFAEHGYGLRTLRAFDLFPMTHHVECVALLTKTGPDLR; encoded by the coding sequence GTGAGCCGCCACCCCCGCGCCCGCCGCGCCCGCGGCCGGTCGCGGGTGGGGGAGCGCTTCACCGTCGAGGTGGGTGGCGTCGCGCACGGCGGCCACTGCGTCGCCCGGGTCGCCGACGGCGACTCCGGTGAGGACGGACGCGTCGTCTTCGTCCGGCACGCGCTGCCCGGCGAGTCCGTCGAGATCGTGGTCACCGAGGGCACCGAGGGTGATCGGTTCTGGCGCGCCGATGCGGTCGCGGTCCTGACCGCCTCGCCGGACCGGGTCGACGCCCCGTGCCCCTACGCCGGACCGGACGCGTGCGGTGGCTGCGACTTCCAGCACGTCGCGCTGCCGGCGCAGCGGGACCTGAAGGCCGCTGTCGTCCGGGAGCAGCTCGCCCGGCTCGCGCGGCTCGAGGTGGACGTCGACGTGGAGGCCGTCCCGGGCGACGACCAGGGCCTGCACTGGCGCACCCGCCAGCGCTACGTCGCGCTCCCCGACGGTCGGATCGGGATGCGCAAGCACCGGTCCCACGAGGTCGTGCCGGTCGACGAGTGCCTCCTGGAGTCGGCGGAGCCGCCGCGGCACGAGGTGCGCGGGCGGGCCTTCTCGGTCGCCGACGGCGGCTTCTGGCAGGTCCACCCGGGAGCGCCCGAGGTGCTGGTGGCGACGGTCCTCGACCTGCTGGCGCCGCAGCCGGGGGAGTCGGTGCTCGACCTCTACGCCGGCGTGGGCCTCTTCGCCGCATTCCTCGCCGAGGCCGCCGGCCCGGGACCGCGTGCGGTGGCCGTCGAGGCCGACCGCGAGGCCTGCCGGCATGCCCGGCTCAACCTCGGCGACCGCGTCGAGGTCGCGACCGGCCCCGTCGACCGGGTGCTGGCCACGGCGTACGACGAGCCGTTCGACCTGGTGGTGCTCGACCCACCCCGCGAGGGAGCTCGGCGCGCGGTGGTCGAGCAGGTCGTCGACCGGGCGCCCCGCGCCGTCGCGTACGTCGCCTGCGACCCAGCTGCGCTCGCCCGGGACGTCGCGATCTTCGCCGAGCACGGCTACGGGCTCAGGACGCTGCGGGCCTTCGACCTGTTCCCGATGACGCATCACGTCGAATGCGTCGCTTTGCTCACCAAAACCGGTCCTGACCTGCGGTGA